The genomic window TGGTTGTAGTCATCGCTGCCGATGCGGTCGGTGTAGCCGATCACGTGGATATGTACGATACGGTCCTGTTCGGCCAGCAGGGAATCAGCCAGACGATCCAGCTGGCCGCGGCCGTCGTCGGTGATGTCCGCACGAGAATAGCGATCAAACCGGAACAGTGCATCGGCTGAAAGCGTCGTCACTTGTTCGGTTGGCTTGGGGGTCACAGTGGGCGGCACAGGCGGCTTCACGAAGCGCGCGCAGTCTTCCGGACTCCAATAGAAACTGCGCGCCAGCTTATGTTCGTCGAACAGGATCTTGTACTCGCACACGGTAACCTGCCCCGTGTCGGCGTCGCGGAAATTGAAGACATAATTCCACTCGCGTACGCCCCATACGCCTTCTTCAAAATGCGGATAGCCGATCAACTGGGCGATCTGCTGCTTGTTCATGTCTGCCTGCACGGCACGCACGGCAGCCGGATCGGGAAAGGTGCCGCCCTTGTGCATGGGTGTCACATCACTCGGTGCCGGCCAGACCAGTTGGCCGGCCGTACTGCCGTCTTTTGCCACGTCATGGCTGACATTGCCGCAAGCAGTGAGGGTGAGCACCATCGCGGCCACCATGCCTTTCAATGAAATGTGCATGTGCTGGACTCCTTGAATACGATTCATGACTACACCCTTCCTCACCAAACCACGCCTGCACCGACACCGCCGCCAAAATCTCCGCGCGTGTTGGTGGTGGCATTGATCTTGAAGATGTAGCGACCGCTTTCCGAAATGGTCGACAGGCCGACGGCGATACCGGCCTCGCCGTGGAAGCTGCCAAACGCCACACCCGCCGAACTCTGGTTGGGCTGGTATGCCTGCGGCAGGCTTGCCATCGCCATCGCCGAAGCAATACCCGCATCGGCACGGTTGGCAACGCGATTGATGCTCTGATCGATGCCTGACAGCGCCTGATTGGTGTAGTTCTGCGCCCAGTTCTCCGCGGTCTGGATGCCCGCATCCACCTGGCTCACATTTGCCGCATCCGTGGGCGCTGTGCCTGCTGCAACATTGGTGATCTGCCGTTGCTGCGTGGGCGAACCGACCGACACCACATTCGATTGACCACTATCGGTGGAACCCGCTCCCAGCGCTACCGAATTATTGCCGCTCGATGTCGCGCCACTGCCGATGGCCGTGCTGTTGTTACCCGAGGCCGTCGAACCAGGACCTTCCGACACCGAATTCGAACCCGTGGCCGCCGCCGCATTACCGGTGGAATCCACCGAGTAATACTTGTTGCTTGCGCCGCCGGCGGTAATGTTGGTGACCGTGTTATCGAGGTTGTTGATCGCCGTGGTATTGGCGTTCACCTGCTGATTGGTGGCGTACAGTTCCGAGCCGTTCACCGCATCCGTACTGGTGGCGCTGACCTGTCCTGCCGCCACATTGGTAATGGTGCGCTCATTGCCAGCGCTCCCCACGCTCACTGTGCTGGTGGGCGTGGTGCCCGCTACCGCATAAGTGTTCCCACCCACCGTCACGCTACTGGTACCAATCACGGCGGAGGTCTTTGAACCCGCGCCCAGAGCCACATCGCCCGCGTTCGCACCCGCTGTTGCACCGTTACCGATCGAAACGGCGTCGGTGGTGCTGGCGGTGGATACCGGACCGATCGCCACGCTGTTCGTGCCGGTCGCACTGGAATCGGCTAGCGATGAATTGGCGTGGAAGTATTTGATGCCGCTGCCTCCGCTGATAATGCTTTCGAGTGCCTCGTTGGTGGCATACAGCTCACTGCCGTTCACAGCATCCGTGCTGGTGGCGCTGATCCGTCCTGCCGCGACGTTGGTGATCGTGCGCTCGTTGCCCGCACTGCCCACGCTTACTGTGCTGGTCGGATTGGTACCGGCGAAGGCGTAGGAGGTGCCGTTGATCGTGGTGCCGGTGG from Dyella caseinilytica includes these protein-coding regions:
- a CDS encoding OmpA family protein is translated as MHISLKGMVAAMVLTLTACGNVSHDVAKDGSTAGQLVWPAPSDVTPMHKGGTFPDPAAVRAVQADMNKQQIAQLIGYPHFEEGVWGVREWNYVFNFRDADTGQVTVCEYKILFDEHKLARSFYWSPEDCARFVKPPVPPTVTPKPTEQVTTLSADALFRFDRYSRADITDDGRGQLDRLADSLLAEQDRIVHIHVIGYTDRIGSDDYNQTLSQRRADTVAAYLVEKHVPADVIGAEGRGKSDPVVQCPDDSSRNTLIACLAPNRRVVVHVETRGG